One part of the Lachnospiraceae bacterium JLR.KK002 genome encodes these proteins:
- the atpC gene encoding ATP synthase F1 subunit epsilon, whose amino-acid sequence MAEENKYFQLEIITPDRVLYKGEASMVEFTSVDGEMGVYKHHIPLTTVLAPGIVTITEADGKKEAAVHAGFVQILGEKVTFLAEIAEWPDEIDVNRAQAAKARAEERLRSHGAEVDVARAEIALKKALVRIDVKQ is encoded by the coding sequence ATGGCAGAGGAAAATAAATACTTTCAGTTGGAAATCATCACGCCGGACCGTGTGTTATACAAAGGGGAAGCCTCCATGGTGGAATTCACTTCCGTGGACGGAGAGATGGGTGTATACAAACACCATATCCCTCTGACTACCGTACTGGCTCCCGGAATTGTAACCATTACAGAAGCGGACGGCAAAAAAGAAGCGGCAGTCCATGCAGGCTTTGTGCAGATTCTGGGAGAAAAAGTAACGTTTCTTGCGGAAATTGCCGAATGGCCCGACGAGATTGACGTGAACCGGGCACAGGCGGCCAAAGCCCGTGCGGAAGAACGTCTCCGCAGCCATGGTGCGGAAGTGGACGTAGCCCGTGCGGAAATTGCGCTGAAAAAAGCACTGGTTCGTATTGATGTGAAACAGTAA
- a CDS encoding ATP-binding protein — translation MSENKDYPVTNSNQNRITDSARNRQKIAELEQRIAELEKSLQEAEETNRAKSIFLSNMSHDIRTPMNAIIGMTSIGLSHIDEKTRVQDCLLKIKTSSTHLMSLVNDVLDMSRIDSGRLSLNEEEFSLADLVHDIAVIVRPQAAQKNQNLQIEIGLIQEENLIGDPLHLRQILVNIIGNAVKYTQKEGEILIQFRQRPAEPDSTGRRQVWFDFVCKDNGMGMSQEFLEKIFLPFERVTNAATSKIEGTGLGMSIVKNLVDRMDGQIRVESQEGKGSTFHVTLPFTVALQNREELNLPAGQQILVAENMESRLPPILEYLKDGGLVPVHMKRGVDVVTWLTEEQYENRMPCAMLLGQELDDMPVLELASHVRHLAGQDFPILLVSESDWAQMEYQATRAGINAFVPCPLFKSRLLETISGLTNREDMEEDPYASPDMDYSQYRILLVEDVELNQEIAVEIFSLIGVQTEVADNGAQAVEKFAASPEGYYDVIFMDIQMPVLNGYEATRKIRQLSRKDAESVWIVAMTANAFVEDIRLSREAGMNEHCSKPVDPERLQEILRNRLKHK, via the coding sequence ATGAGCGAAAACAAAGATTATCCTGTAACAAATTCAAATCAGAACAGAATAACAGATTCCGCCCGAAACCGGCAGAAGATTGCAGAACTGGAGCAGCGTATTGCCGAGCTGGAAAAATCTCTGCAGGAAGCAGAGGAGACCAACAGAGCAAAAAGTATTTTCCTGTCCAATATGTCTCACGATATCCGCACTCCCATGAATGCAATTATCGGAATGACCTCCATCGGACTGTCCCATATTGATGAAAAAACGAGAGTGCAGGACTGCCTTCTCAAAATCAAAACGTCCTCCACTCACCTGATGAGTCTGGTCAATGATGTGCTGGATATGTCCCGTATTGACAGCGGCCGGCTTTCCTTAAATGAAGAAGAATTTTCTCTGGCGGATCTGGTTCACGACATTGCCGTCATTGTACGTCCCCAGGCAGCCCAGAAGAATCAGAACCTCCAGATAGAAATCGGTCTGATTCAGGAAGAAAATCTCATCGGAGATCCCCTTCATCTGCGGCAGATTCTGGTTAATATTATCGGAAATGCCGTAAAGTACACTCAAAAAGAAGGAGAAATTCTGATTCAGTTCCGGCAGCGGCCCGCAGAGCCGGATTCCACCGGACGCAGGCAGGTATGGTTTGACTTTGTCTGCAAAGACAACGGAATGGGCATGAGTCAGGAATTTCTGGAGAAAATCTTTCTTCCTTTTGAAAGGGTAACCAACGCCGCCACCAGCAAAATCGAAGGAACCGGCCTTGGCATGTCTATTGTGAAAAATCTGGTAGACCGTATGGACGGACAGATTCGGGTGGAAAGCCAGGAAGGGAAAGGCAGTACGTTCCATGTAACCCTTCCGTTTACGGTGGCTCTCCAGAATCGGGAAGAACTGAATCTCCCGGCAGGGCAGCAAATCCTGGTGGCAGAAAACATGGAAAGCAGGCTGCCCCCGATTCTGGAATACCTGAAAGACGGAGGACTGGTGCCGGTTCATATGAAGCGCGGCGTGGATGTGGTTACATGGCTGACAGAGGAGCAGTATGAAAACCGTATGCCCTGTGCCATGCTGCTGGGACAGGAACTGGACGACATGCCGGTTCTGGAACTGGCCTCCCATGTACGCCATCTGGCAGGACAGGATTTTCCGATTCTTCTGGTATCGGAATCAGACTGGGCCCAGATGGAATATCAGGCCACCCGTGCAGGAATCAATGCTTTCGTTCCATGCCCGCTCTTTAAAAGCAGGCTGCTGGAGACCATTTCCGGTCTGACAAACCGGGAAGATATGGAAGAAGACCCCTACGCCAGCCCTGACATGGATTACAGCCAGTACCGTATTCTGCTGGTAGAGGATGTGGAGCTGAATCAGGAAATTGCGGTGGAAATTTTCTCCCTCATCGGCGTTCAGACAGAGGTGGCCGACAACGGCGCCCAGGCTGTGGAAAAATTTGCAGCTTCTCCGGAAGGCTATTATGACGTTATCTTCATGGATATTCAGATGCCCGTTCTGAACGGCTATGAAGCTACCAGAAAAATCAGGCAGCTTTCCAGAAAGGACGCGGAAAGTGTCTGGATTGTGGCCATGACTGCAAATGCCTTTGTGGAAGATATCCGTCTGTCGCGGGAAGCCGGAATGAACGAACACTGTTCCAAACCCGTAGATCCGGAACGTCTGCAGGAAATTTTACGCAACCGACTGAAACATAAATAG